The Actinomycetota bacterium genome contains the following window.
GCTCGCCATCACTACGTTTATCGCGGGCGCGGCGATCTCCCCTGGGCTGATTTCGACATTTGCGCTGGTCGAACGACTTGTCCCTTCGGTTCTGCTCACTGAGGCACTCACATGGACCAACTCCGGAATGATTCTGGGCTACGCAGCAGGCACTGCTCTCTCGGGACTGTTCATCGATTCTCTTGGCACATCGGTCAGCTTTGTGCTGCCTGTTCTTGGCGCATGGATTGCCAGCCTGCTAGCCCTTGGTCCGACACCGGCAACGCGAACATCACCGGCTGCGCCGTGAAGCGCTATGTTGTGCCTTTGGATTCGCATGTGAGGAGAAGGCCCTGGAACCGCTGAGCCCCAGAGAGATCCAGGCTCGAGTGCGGGCGGGTGCGGATCCAGAGGTCATTGCAGCCGAAACGGGATGGCCGATCGACAAGGTCATGCGCTATGCCGGACCGCCACTTGCCGAACGCAGTTACGTGGCCGGACAAGCTCTGAGTACCGAATTACGCCGCACAGGCAAGTCGGTCTCTTTGGCAGACACCGTCGCGCAGGCCATTGCTCCGGACCGATATCCGCCGGCAAACATCATGTGGGACTCCTACCGGCGCGAAGATGGCAAATGGATCGTCATTGCTGCGCTGCCCAAGTGGAAGCACGGCACCCAGGCGCAGTGGAGCTATGACCACGAGGGTCACAATCTGCACCCGCTGGACGATGTCGCCCGTCGCCTCATGGGCGTTGCCCCCGAAGGCGAGCTCGATTTCATCACCGAGACTCCAATCGCAGTGCTCGTCCAAGAAGCTGAAGTGGAAATTGTCGAGGACACCCGACCGCGACTGGTTGCCGTACCAGCCCTTGAGGCACAAGAGCCCGAGCAGCACCACACCTTGATGCTTCCCATCCCTGTCGAAGAACCAAACGTCACTCCGGCTCCTGCCGCGGCCAAGAAGGCCGTC
Protein-coding sequences here:
- the sepH gene encoding septation protein SepH, yielding MVRHRQREHHRLRREALCCAFGFACEEKALEPLSPREIQARVRAGADPEVIAAETGWPIDKVMRYAGPPLAERSYVAGQALSTELRRTGKSVSLADTVAQAIAPDRYPPANIMWDSYRREDGKWIVIAALPKWKHGTQAQWSYDHEGHNLHPLDDVARRLMGVAPEGELDFITETPIAVLVQEAEVEIVEDTRPRLVAVPALEAQEPEQHHTLMLPIPVEEPNVTPAPAAAKKAVKGKGKRASIPTWDEILFGTSRNDDL